The Pagrus major chromosome 5, Pma_NU_1.0 genomic sequence attttgatcATAAATTACAGGCATATAATTCACTGTGCatttcacacactgaaaaaaattatttgGCTAAAACATTGACTAAGTATTTgaattacatgtacattttccatccaATTCTCTTACATACGTTCAGTGTAAAGGGTCACATTTAATTTTTCCTTTCATGTTGAGTCAGTGTTAgtaagttaaagcaacattgtgtaacTTTTAAACTAATAActtcatgttgatggtacaatgtgttgtaacagggtgaacttcagtgagaggatcacagcgttacatacatgttcacttcaacacacaagttttcaacacatagcTTTGTCATGGTgtagagttttgtttgtagttagcacctttACGTCAccattatgtctgacaaattgttacagatcTGGGATTTGCATTTACCACAGtagtgttgcactcagaaactgtggggggcgccaaatcatACAAATTGacacacaatgttgctttaaagcacACGATGTGGTGTTTAATCCAGGAGACAGAAGCACCtatttgaaatgcattactgTTATGTATAACACTTGACTTAAAGTGTTAAATTATtacagactgaagctgaaaacTGGTCCTAAATTGAATTCAAACCACTTCCTAATCCTAGTTTTTTGAGAAATGAGGTCTGATCAAATATCTTTCAAGCTTTTATGACTATAAAATCAAAAACTGCAGCACACAAACAACCTAATACATGCACAATGTACATTTGTACAGACACAACATAATGATGTACAGCAGTGTATTCTGGGGAAAAGGTAGCAGCAGATGTTGACACCGTGTGGCTGCAGAGTAAATACCCAGATAGACACATATAGAATTACAAGTAATCAAGTTTGAAGCCTGCATGCTGCAAAAGGATATTTTAAATGCTATATACAATGAAGTCATTTAGTGTGTTTACAAGCTTGTTCGTGGACACAAAATGAGGAGACCAAACATGAACCACATGTGTAACTTTGATAACTTATTCTAAGCCAACTGAAAACTCTAATGGTTCATCTCTCACAGTTGTATGGTGTAGAAAAGGAAACCAGATattaccaaaacaaacaaaaccaatcCAATACTTGGTGGAGGTCGGCCAACAGTGTAGCAGGAAGTCCGACAAGGCGAGCCTGACAACCCTCATCCAGCTCCTTTGGGGAGAAACCTTTCATCCTGCTGACTGTACTTCCTCCTATAGACTGATTTCCATGTGGCTATCATGGTTTACAAGAGACTAACAGGCCAGTGTTTTGATTAATCAGCTGATGATGCACAGAGTCTTGACGATTCTATAATGTTTACATATAAttaagtaacaaaaaaaacacctgatgGCTGACGAGACTGATGGAAATGACACCAATTTATCACTGAAAGGCAccctttatctctctgtctgtctgtctgtctgtctgtctctctctctctgtgtgtgtgtgtgtgtgtgtgtgtgtgtgtgtgtgtgtgtgtgtgtgtgtgtgtgtgtgtgtgtgcgttatgAAGCCAGGTGACATTccaacacacactgtgctgctgtCGATCGGTAGAGATCTTTAGTCTCCAGTCTCAAACAGCAGACTGCTGGTTATTGTTGATAAACTCATCATCTCTGAAACTGTCACATTAACTGTTTGAGTCAAAGCGTTCACACTGTCCAGGGCTGATGGGCCTGGACAGATATATATCATATTTCATATACAACCAAATATATCAACTGCAGCTACTGAATAATGAGCACAACATTCAAGCATGTGATATTAGAATAAGCATTAGTATCAAATAGTTCTGCTACTGCTGAAGctaaaagaataataaaaaagactCCTGCTAGCTCCCCCTGCAGGCCACAGTCTGCATTACAGCTCACAATAGAAACGTGTTTGGGTCAATGCACATCAACAAGCCGATATCAACCTGACAGCAGTCAAGTAACAAAGAAATGTCTCTTTTCTGTGTGCATGCAGAAGCTGACAGTATAACacattgttacatttatatgaGACTCTCATTGCTTCATCCAGCACTGCAGTTCAGTGTGAAGGGACAGATGTAGGTCACTTCTTTTACATCCAGCGTGTTCAGTGTGGAGaccaaatacattttcaagggGTCAAACGTCAAAATGGTTAAATCATGTTAATACTGATATATGAGACGATGTGAATGTTGCCCTCATGTATAAGAGCGGCTGTGTTAATACTTCTCTACCCTCTCTCTGATCTCCTGTCTTTAAATAGCCATGAAAGGTGCCTATCTTCAAAGACAGAAGACCTTTAGGGTTCAGTACAGGATGTGAACTGATAGAGCAGCAGTTatgtcacagcacagcagctaGCCGGCTAAACAAAGTGCCTTAGTTACCGTTTAAAATTTCCATTTCTTCATATGGGATGCTGCTTATTACATGACCTAAAAACAGGTGGAAAGGGAAAAGCTGCATTATTACCTAATCTCATAATTTCATCCCAACAAGTTTGAGGTCTTTGGACTCTTAAAAAGTAGCTAAAACTGATCTGTTCAGTCTGCCatgtgatattttatgtttcaaCTTGTATGTTCTGTATATTcgtgtttttaactttttttattttaataactgaaATCAGTTTATTATAAATGTACCAATTAATCCCTGATGAGATGGAGACTACATTCAAAGCATTGATTAAAGGTAGAGGAGACGGAAATGGAAtttgaaaatacaaatgtaacGTCTTTATTGTTGACAGGAAAGATGAGAGGAAGATGTTCACACATAAACAGGCCAACGTGataaaacaaaccttttttcGCTGCAGCACCTGTGGAAAGTGTGGCTATACTGTATACTGCACATGTTGAGAGGGTGGAGAGGCTGCTGGATAATGCATGATAACCACAACAAGGTTTggttgagaaaaataaattagagAGCAATTCAGGTGGATGATAGTTCACATCTGAGACTCAACTGGTGACTCTTGCTGCTGTGGCCAGATGCTTCACACTGaggtcacacactcacacacatattaatcctctttgtctttcagtTGAAAATTATTCTAAAACCTTTTTGAAGCATTGACACCTCCCTTTTACACCATCAGTCATGATATTATTCTCATGTGTACACAGAGATGACCTAATGTAATGAAGCACATCTTTCTTGACttgtttcaataaaaacacgacataaaacacaaatggcAACACTTTGTTCAGATATACAGCAGCAGTGCTGCCCATGATGCTGCTTCATTAATATGTCTTACCTAGCACTAGGGATGTCCCAATCAGGGTTTTTTACCCCGATCcaagtcatttaatatttagtatctgccgataccgagtccggatccgatacttagccctaactaatattttcctagataataaagctgcattaagaaaaaaatcacctgcatccaagctgttccttaataggtttattattttgttgaaacaaagtaaatactttcatatggctctttcttattctgcatatcctattggtttatttgttttttgttttttgaacaaaacaaccaagtaaacaaagtcagtaactaaaccctgatcctcgACCACGGAGATGGGCTGGTTctccagagcgatgaattcaatgaccttctctgtaatatttgtggccatgtcgctgTCTCGAGGATattcctctttccttttgaaagtatccgagtgtttgttgctttgtgTCTTTGCCTttattgcttgagtgaacttgTTGTATTCctctgagtgtttgttttttatgtgacGTATCAAacttgtagtattaaatgcagctcttttgtttccccctcgcgaaacggtcgtattgcagatgttacatgtCGTTGGACTGCTTTCACtttgtaatttaaaatatttccacactgcagacattttatctaCAGGGTTGCCAGAGTAACGTTACACGCGCGCCTGCCGTTTACAGCTGAGGTAAAAATCATCTGacttgggtccacgttcaaaattgctGATCCCGACCAGTGAAACAATACCCATATCGGCCCCGATCCTGATCCCGCTCGGGACAACCCTACATAGCACACCTGTAGTCAACTGAACAGAGTTGTTATCAGTGTTGGTATTTACAGTATTGGTATTTTCCCTGTCCAATATCCAACAAGTATAATTCAAACTTTGCATCTGAAAATTAAGTTTATGAAGAATACAATATCTCCACTTTTCAAAAGCTGTGCTAATGTTTTAGAAAAACCAAGCAGAGTTGATCagtatatgaaaaaaataatattttaatcatGAATCATTGTCACTCACCAGATCAGCTTTTACCACTGGTGCTTCATGCCAGCTTCTTATTAACTTAACTGTTCAGTTATTTTGTGGTTAAAACTCACTGAAAGTCTCTGCTGAGCCATTAAACGTAACAATGTTTACTGACTGCTGACCTGCTGaactaaacaaaacagtttgaacCAGCAAATAACTCAACTTACTTTTAATCCAAGACCAAACTAAAAAACATGACAAGCAGCACTGTAACACCACTGTGTAATTAATGACACATTTGCTTTGTAATGAGCGAACAAATGGGTTTAAAGGTCGATGCTGTAATTtatctaaaaacaaacaaacaaacaaacaaacaaacaaacaaaacaaacaaaacaactacaatgaaaatgcagtttacacacctgaacaacaaaacaatcctTGTCTGTAACAAGGGCCCGGTCGCCACAGTTACATGTTGGCACTTCACGTTTCAGCAAACCAAACCAttcaaatttgtacatgtcaAACATATCgtgtcaacatttctacaatatcaTATCAAATGAACGtgacatgtatatgagctgacgTTCAAGTTggtgttttaaacatttgtaagaATGAAACCACTGGAAATTTTATAACTGCacgggacattttccagttgtgtttgtggcaacaagtCAAATATGATCTTTCccttaccaagtggttttgtgcctaaaccttaccagacCATTGACACAATGTTTTAACAACATCAAATTTAAAACTGAACCTAAACTCACGTAAAGTTGGAACATAAAGAATGTTTCAGCATTTCCAAAGTTTGCACAAGATTCAAGATCCAAAGATTCATATGCACAATTTCTGATCAGCAATCCCAAAGGTGAAGGTTTGGCTAAATTTAGGGAACTACTGGTTTGGTTAAGAATAACAAAAGAATTGTGGCCAGGGTTAAAAGAAACCAACTCTGACTGTTGATGCCACATCAGAACCACCTCCTTACTGGCCTGGTcacaacagcacacagcagTTGTGGGAGTGACGTCAATTAACTTCAATGGAATTAACACAACAAGTGGATCTGCTCACACAGGCTGGAATATCTGTGCAGTTCATTTGTAATTCATCCATGCATTTGGGAATTTTGGCTCACATATTTGCACTGCTGACTGAAAGTTAATCATCTGGACAGTAGTGACCGTTCTGGGAACAGAGCACTGACAGTCCAAAACACTGGTAGCTATTAAAGCCTGTTAGCTGTGTTGCATCATCCACTTTATGATAACGCTGCTCTGCCAGACTATAAACTGCTTCACAAAAGATGGTTTGCAGATGATTTTAAGATGATACTTTGCTTAAAAAAACGGTATTAAACTGGGCGTTCAATATAACACGTTCATTTAGATcaataacagaaaaaataacacaGATTAATCACACTCTGTCGCCCTGTGACCTCACATCACTGAACACCTTCCCTTCACATTCCACAGTAGCTTTGCaaacatgatggaggcagatgACTAAACTGCAGAGCATCAGCCTACTGAGAGGAAAAGTCCCACCACAGCCAGAGTTTCTTCCTGTCAGACGGTTCACATTCTTTCTAAAATCGACTGGCTGCGGTTAATAGTCAGACATTAGACCACTGCTACCAGACTCCAGTTTCAGCATGACTAACATCATTAGCACGGACACaaatagcatggatattagccGTGATACCGAttgctgtcactcaaacatgagGTCTTCTCGTGTATTagagatgcaatatgtaagaattgtctGCAAATGAATTCTCCAAACAAATCGGGagcagcatgtcaccagagtaaccaataactgctgctaactgtagctgcccttagctagttagctcagttagctgtgcagctagcagttcagAAGGAGGAGCTCGGGGAtcaggggagtgttagtgttcaCACTGCTAACACAGTGGCTCTGGACAATGACAGactggctagcatgctaaattcAGTAGTTATCTCAGCAACATAAACTATAAGCATCATAatatcaaaactgttttttattcacatcctgttgatattttttgttaatttttgaacattttcaggtAAAATTCttgcacctttaagaagctGCAGAGTTTCTTCACAGTTTAAACTGTAACCTGCACTGTACACCTACTGCCACGAGACAACTCCACTGCTAACAGCTGTCTGCACTGAGCTCAGCCACCGACCGTCACTCTCCACTCACTCACTACAAACGGCCCTGTTCTTAAAGGAACCATGTCACTCCTATAACAAGCTTGGTGGACAACATAAAAGTCCCAGATTCTACTATAGTCCAATCCATTTTAGCGACAGCTTAATTCTTTCAAGTttataccacacacacactggcacggGCTTCAACAAACGTCCAGATGGAAATATTGACAGGAGCACTGTGTTGTGCAATTTATGCAGCAAGGAATTTTCAAACCATCGAGTACTTCAAGCTTTAAATATCACCTCCTTTGTTTAAAATgtccatttatttattgattgattcaCTATCTACCAAAATCCATTTGCACTGACATATTTTTTAATGCCTGTGGCAAATGTTGCaatcatttttttgattttgaggcatgtgaagttgcaacataaagaaattaaaatgtttcagcatatctgtggtttgcagaaacgtacagtGCCAACATTTCTTCTGGCATTTGGGTCGGCCACCTTCCGGTGTGACCCGGCCATCAGTGGTTAAGATTTGTCTTTACTTCTGAGGAGAACAGTCTAGTCATTATTCACATGTTAACAAAAGGTAAATGTAATATCAGGTTGTTTTAAGAATTCAAAATACAACCAATGATGCCATTTTTCTGGTGAGGGCTCTTTGAATAGGACATGTAAAAGAACTATATGTTAAGCATGGGAGGTTTAGGATTAAGGAAATGCTGGATCCAGAATCAGTTTCTCATATCCACATGCTGCATTTACATATGAAATGGGATGAGGAAAGACCTTTTTTACACAAGCACAAACTTGGTTTGTGTACAGAAATGTTGTGCATCTCCTTCAATGTTAAATCAGTCAAGAGGTCCTTCAGGGGGTCTCATGGATCCTTGAGGACTTCACAGCGCCCTCCAAAATCAGGAAGGAATTTTATTTAACTGATTAGTTATTGTGCAACAGCTGCTTGAATAGAGATTTCGCTGTCATAATTTTTGTCTTCCAACAGAGTATACAGTTCTGCAATTTAGCCGTAGTATATGAACAACCTTAATCTTTTGATTCCCGGAACAAAAATCTTGAGTGGTGGTTTGACTGGAATCTATGATCTGAACACACATAAATACTATCAgctatttccaaaaatgtcactGGTGATAGTGATAGTCTCTAGATTCACAACAACAATACAGAGAAGATGAAAACAACCATTAGATGGTTAAGAATTCGTCCACAATGTCACAGGCTGGTGTCAGCTGTCTTCATCTTTGGAGCGCTGGCAGAGTTGGGTAGTGTTGCAGTGTCAGGCTGGCCGTCCCTGCAGAAGAACACAGCAGGGTTTTTACAGGCCCACATTGCCACCTCACCCCCTCCGCCTCCTTTTCCAGGACTTGAGCTTGACAGGCGGCTGTTGTTATTCACCCCGACACGACTCACGTAGCGGTCCCTTATCCTCTCTGCCGGGTTAAGCCGAATCTCCCGGTTCTGGGTGTGGTTTGAGAGGTATGCAGCAATATTTCTGGTCCGATagccctcctctctgctccgcCCCAGTAACATGGATATATTGGGGTTCCTCAGGGCATAGATCAGAGGGTTGATAGCTCCGTTTGCCCAGGCTAGCCAGATGGCCACTGTGTCCATTGCAGGGTTGAATGTGTAGTCCCCCATCGCTGCAACCAGCCCCATTAAACAATATGGCCCCCaacaaaaaatgatgaaaacaatcataatCAGAACTGTGGTGGCTGTTCGCATTTCACTGTAAAATCGCAGTAAGTAAGCGTATGTTGTCACCGGCCTGACTCGGATTTCGGAGAGTCGAACTGTCTTACAGATGTtataatgacaaaaacacatcagggagAAGGGCAGTAAATAGCATACAACAATGAGGCAGATGCTATAAGCCGTCCCCATGCGTGAGGTCCCAGAGTggaacacatacatacagtggTAGAAACCTCGCTTATGGATCTCTGTAGGCGTTCGGACCAACAGGTACCAAGGCAGAGAGAAGATGACGGCAGTTAGCCACACAGCTACCAACAACTGAGTTGCTTTCTGACGCCCTATTTTAGCCTGTGGCTGTCTGACTATAGCGTAGTATCTGTCAAAGGAGATCAAAGTCATAGTCAGGGTAGAGATGATACCAAAGCAGGTGTTGAAAAAGCCGTTGGCCACACAGAAACGATCCCCGAACATCCAGATCCCGTCCTTACTGAAGAGCATGACGAAGGAGAACGGCAGGCAAAGAACAGCTGTCAGGAAGTCGGACAACGACAGCGACATGATGAAAGCGTTGGTCACCGTTCgaagctgtctgtgtttgatgatgacgatgacgacAGCCGAGTTCCCGAggctggagaggaggaagataGAAAGGAGTACCAGGGCCTGAGCTGCCACCATGATGCCCTGCAGGACGGAGTTACTCTCAGCAGCGCTGAGCACTGACGGGGTCGATGCCTGGTGGATCTGACTGAACTCGCTCCCTCTTTGGTCCCTGAATGCTGATAGGTTTCCTGTGGTTCCCACTGTGGCCTCGGTGGTGGTGGTCACTAAGCTGGTCACTATAGAAACAACCCTTAAAGAGAAATCATAATACAATCAGCGTAGTGTGAATACAATATATTATCACAGCTACAAACAGCATTTCATgcacaatataaaaaataaaacattttcacagagCTTCTATACTCGTGTGACTGAATATCTGAATGTCTTTGGTAttccggtgtaatccaagtgtcCACACCTCCCAACATCTcaaattcatttgaaatgaTGTTAACACATAGACGTGCAGTTGAGCTAGTGCAGCTGAAGTGTGTGGTTTTAGCTTAACAGCTACAGTAGAGTTTTCATCTTGAataagggtgtaaataacatgttttgAAAGTCTATTTCAGATCTCGAGGCTTTCGGAAACTTTGATTATGACGGacaaactgttttcagttttaaagtCCGAggctacttcagctgttttactgtgaagctccagaaatgttctgtggactacgagacttcacctgactttacatcagcagtgaggagataatgaatgtttttggtgaacttatcctttaaacaagaaagtgtttaaaaaaacaataaaaatgcaaaagaattAAGAAAGAATTTACTGACtaaacagagagcagagacaaCTGAGACAGTAACTTTGCTCTCTGCGATCATAAGAGTAAAACCTATAGTCCCTGTAGTCCTCCATGCTATAAAGGGATATGTGCTATGGGGCTGATacctgattttctttttaaagcccATCAGTTAACTCTACATTTGGGATATGAAATCAATTCTGTTTACTAATTGTGTCTCTGCTGAAATGAGCtactgtctctgtttgtttgtttgtatcagCTGTAGCTCCAGGAGAGGGTGAATGATGGTGCAGGAGCCCCATTGTTGTTCTGCTAGACGAACAGAATTCATCGATAACCAGCTTCCTTAAATAATTCAACTAGCTGCTTTATTCTGGAGgcacttaaatacaattttcacaGTGCTTTACTTCCAAAGCAGAAAGGACAGATGGAGAGGTGTATGGACAGAGTTTCTTACCTTGGCACAACAGGTGAGGCAGTGCCCAGCTGGTCGGTGAAGCTCGGACCAGAGGTGTCAGCTGTGTAGTTGCTGCCACCGCTGCCCCGCAGGGCTGTGCTAACAGGTGAATCCATCGACGTGGCACAAAAACAGCACAACGAAGCTCATTCCTTGTTTCCCACACATCCAttcagatcagtgtgtgttcGACTCAAACCGCTTCAAGCTGCTGATAACTCCTCCATTTCTCTATCTCCAGATCCATCAACACAAGAATGGAAAACACAAGTCAAATCCCTCTTCAAAGGCTGGCAGTCGTTTTTTACATGTTAataaaggcagagtaaaacaagTGTTtaagattgatttttttaatgtagaaTAATGCCTGATCCCTTTTTAATCTATAAACGACAGACATCAATGTTTTACAGTAGCACTGTTCACTGTGTAGCTATAGAGCTCCACAGTGACCTGCTTGTGTTGGCCCCTGCTGTCAGGATGAACAGCTCACTGACTGATGCCAGGATCATCCACACAGGATCATCCACAGAGGATCATCCACAGGATCATCCACAGAGGATCATCCACAGGATCATCCACAGAGGATCATCCACAGGATCATCCACAGGATCATCCACAGAGGATCATCCACAGGATCATCCACAGGATCATCCACAGGATCATCCACAGAGGATCATCCACAGAAGATCATCCACAGAGGATCATCCACAGGatgatccacagaggatgatcCACAGAGGATCATCCACACAGGATGATCCACAGAGGATCATCCACACAGGATCATCCACACAGGATCATCCACACAGGATCATCCACAGAGGATCATCCACAGAGGATCATCCACAGGATCATCCCCACAGGATCATCCACACAGGATCATCCACACAGGATCATCCACAGAGGATCATCCACAGGATCATCATGTGTTACctgttgtctgtttgtgctTGTTACATCTGATTCTCCAGGTGGAAACATGGACCCtagatttattatttacacaagATTATATCCAATTTCATACAAGTactcattcattttgtttggtAAAGTATatctaatatttttttccatattaTGATCAAGTAGCTACAGTAATTTAAAGTGACTCACCATTTACATCATTTGGCCTTATATAGTGTGAAATACAGAATTTAGTCTGGAGATTAAAGACAGCATACCTTTATCCTGGCCTGTACTGACATATTGTTTTAGTCCGTTGTCAGCACAAGAAGAGGCCCAGAAGCAGTTTGGACCATCCTGGATCCGGACTGCAGGCTGCTGGACGTGTTGGCCTTCACATCACACTTCAACAACTTCTCCGGAAGTTGTCTGTCGTTAAAATGTGTCCTGGCCGTTTGGACACTGTGTCACAGCATGTTGTTCATTTAGCGTCAATGTCCGTTATTTGAATCATGGTTTAAATCATTCCTTTCTTCCTCGCGTCACCTCAAACTTTGGTGATGTTGTTACAATCCAGCCACACGGACCTGCACACAACATGTCGGCTCCCTGCGTCCTCCGGTCCAAACGCTTGTTCCTCTGGAGGAGAGCGCACAGCAGGCAGTCACAGGTCCGTGTCGCTGCTGGCAGCACTGCACATGAGTGCTTCTGAAATGTGGCCTCTGAAATGCTTCTtaaggacagaagaagaagaaggtccGTCCACTCCTGCTCCTCAGCTGTGTTCAGAAGACACGAAGCCTCGGAGCGGAGGAGACAGCGCGGCTCCCACCCTGTTGATCTGTCACCACAGCAGCCTGCTCTCCATCAATAACTGATCTGTGATCAGCAGCCTGCTCGCCATCAATAACTGATCTGTGATCAGCAGCCTGCTCTCCATCAATAACTGATCTGTCATCAGCTGTCAACAGATCCAGGTATGAACGGCACATTCTGCACGAGCTCCTGCACGAGCatctctcccttccttcctctctccctctccgaAACCACGCCCTCAATTTCTACGTCACACGGCATCGTGTGACGTTTTATACAGTTGCCATGGTAAGTGGTGATAGATTTGCATCTACGTATGTGTCCGTAAAATGACATTATAAGGTGTTAAATGTAATGTATCAGCCCTCAGAGCAGAGTCACATGTTACTGCTGCAGCTCAACAGCTGATCTCAATCTCTGCACACTATACTACTAACTGCacttagcagcagcagcagcagcagcagcagcagttagcagcaggcAGAAGCAGGCAGCaggccgcagcagcagcagcagacggcagcagttagcagtaggcagcagcagcagttagcagcagcaggcagcagttagcagcagggAGCAGCAGGCAgaagcaggcagcagcagcagttagctgcagttagcagaagcaggcagcagcagttagcagcagcaggcggTAGCAGCAacaggcggcagcagcagttagcagcagcaggcagcagcaccAGTTAGCAGCAGCAATTAGCAGCAGGGAGAAGCAGAcggcagcagcagttagcagaagcaggcagcagttagcagcagcagcaggtggcagcagcaggcagaagcagacggcagcagcagcaggcagcagttagcagcagggagcagcaggcagcaccagcaggcagccagcagcagcagcagttagctgcagttagcagaagcaggcagcagcagttagcagcagcaggcggcagcagcagttagcagcagcaggcagaagcaccagttagcagcagcaagcagcaggtagcagcagcagttagcagcagggAGAAGCAGAcggcagcagcagttagcagcaggcagaagcagcagttagcagcagcagcaggtggcagaagcagacggcagcagc encodes the following:
- the gpr135 gene encoding G-protein coupled receptor 135 — protein: MDSPVSTALRGSGGSNYTADTSGPSFTDQLGTASPVVPRVVSIVTSLVTTTTEATVGTTGNLSAFRDQRGSEFSQIHQASTPSVLSAAESNSVLQGIMVAAQALVLLSIFLLSSLGNSAVVIVIIKHRQLRTVTNAFIMSLSLSDFLTAVLCLPFSFVMLFSKDGIWMFGDRFCVANGFFNTCFGIISTLTMTLISFDRYYAIVRQPQAKIGRQKATQLLVAVWLTAVIFSLPWYLLVRTPTEIHKRGFYHCMYVFHSGTSRMGTAYSICLIVVCYLLPFSLMCFCHYNICKTVRLSEIRVRPVTTYAYLLRFYSEMRTATTVLIMIVFIIFCWGPYCLMGLVAAMGDYTFNPAMDTVAIWLAWANGAINPLIYALRNPNISMLLGRSREEGYRTRNIAAYLSNHTQNREIRLNPAERIRDRYVSRVGVNNNSRLSSSSPGKGGGGGEVAMWACKNPAVFFCRDGQPDTATLPNSASAPKMKTADTSL